A window of [Clostridium] innocuum genomic DNA:
ATGAAAGAAGTGATGAAGTTGTACAGGGAGTGTGATGAGCGTACATGTAGATTGTTAGACAAAAAGATGGATGGCTAAAAAAAACGACACAAAAAAACAGGGGTCTTTCTGCGCTTTCATGAATAAAAAATCAGTCTTCACGTCTGGATTTATAAGAAATTCTGATATGTTGACTGATTTTTATTTTATAACCTTCTATTTCCCCTCTTTATCATAGCCTACTTTTACTTTAGTCCGAATTACAGTTCCTTTTATGATATGTGTATTTGAAAGGAATGTAGCCTGAAAGTGTATTGAAAAGATGTACCTTTGCTATTGGGGTTTGTCCTATTCCTTTGCATTCTTGAACGGCCAATCAATTACAGATAACAGCCCATTTCAATGCGGACATTTTTTCTTTGTATATCCTGATTGCTTGCAACACTCAAATCACAGCCCAGAAACACGAAGCCGCTGCGCAGGTAGCATTGTATGGCAGGATCATTACAGGATTGCGTTTCCAGCAGAACGCAGCGGATATCACGCTGCATTGCCAGCTGTCTGGCATGCTCCAGCAAACGGGTAGCGCAGCCTCTTCCCCGATAGGCTGGCTCTATAAACAGATTGGTGATCCGCAATCTCTGCGTCCAATTCTCCATGCAGATTTCTAAAAGACCGGCAATCTGTCCATCCACACAT
This region includes:
- a CDS encoding GNAT family N-acetyltransferase; translation: MEICELDIAAYRGKAIKVQYTTSYVYEAVVSQDAACFGVMFQRTALPKPLSCGFDDVWGSEWLKQPELYGVCVDGQIAGLLEICMENWTQRLRITNLFIEPAYRGRGCATRLLEHARQLAMQRDIRCVLLETQSCNDPAIQCYLRSGFVFLGCDLSVASNQDIQRKNVRIEMGCYL